GAAAAGGGACCTTACCGGTAGTCGGGGAAGGATATGGTCGGCAATCAGATCGTCTGGGATATAAGGAAGGTCGTATTTCATCTTCGAATCAGCCATTTGTGCCCGATGAAAAGTGATGTGTCGACGCGGCGAAGTTAGGTGCGCCGGTGGACTCAGTTATCCTATTCGAAGTTTAAGACAgtggaaaagaaaaataaaaaatgggaGTGTGTTGTGGAAATACGGCGGATTTTGTTATATTGGTTAAACAGTTCAACCAATTTGTCCTATTCCTTAATTACCCTTAACctaatttcaaagttcaacgcAAACTTTTAAGACATCTAATAAAGTCTTAGTATGCGATTGTAAATTAAAAAATGCGAGGGTCATGGTAATAAGTTGTTTTCAAAATAGAAATATACATTAAAGACAAGTTGTTTTGCAAAAGAACGATGTTTATAGTATGCATGCGTATTTTACGTATTTTATGATACTTATGACTTCATGTTCTTCCatgtgaagagataaaccacaattggtggttggttaagatggtaatgagaattatcTTCCACACTTGGGGTTTTGCTACCATGTTAAACGTCATGTGAATAAATTGTAGAGATCTAAATAAAATTTTAGTATGCCGATTACATTATACGAAGGTAATTGTAAGAAAAATAATGATGCAATGTTTAAATAAATGCATATCACTGAAATATTTTAGTATGCCACATGTTTTGTTTACCTATTAACATGCCCTCGGACTTTTTTTCCTGCTGGTGCAAGGCAGGACCCATAacattttaacatttaaaggcaTACATAATGACCAAAACTAGTCTTTCTTAATATGAATAACGTTTAACCATATTATCATATTCAACAAATTCTGCTTGTCCAAGTTATACGCCCTCCGCCCGGGAAAACTCACTAGAGTTGTTAATAAATGAGCCACAAAATGATAATAATTTCATTTATAACGTAATGAATTACTCAAACCGGATAAACATTACTTAGTCTAACTTATAAATCCGGGTTACAATTGTTGTTTACAACCAAAATTACAGCATTGGAATACATTTATACATATAGTCATTCATTCCTCTAAACATTGAGGCGGTCAAAAGGAGAGACAAGGCTTTCAATATGACTCTCCGCGTGAATCGGATAATCGTCAAAATACACACCTTCAACTTGTCTATGCTCGGCAGAAACATAGTCAAGCACCTTTAGCGTCTCTTCATAATCTTGCACCAGGCATTTCCCAGTTGGTGAGAACGCTAGAATACGTGGGAACAACCGAGTGATTGTCATAATACATACCCAAGAATTGCATTCAACGGATGGATGTTGCACCAACCTCCATAGATCTTTAGAGGGACTACGATCACTGTCAGACAACAAAGTTAGAGACCCTTCACTCACATGCAGCTTGAACCTAAGATGGTTACCCACCGGGAATTTCACATCTTTAAATTTATAATCAGACAAACAAAAACTCAGAAGGCGACTATCCTTCCAGTCCCCATCAATCCAATAAAGATGATCACCACTGTAAATAGCATTAGTTACACCCGTGGGATAAAAACCAATATCCGTTGGCAAATCATTGACAGGGTTCCATTCACCACCACTAACCTTGAACACCCAAGCCTGGATTTGTGATTCAATTGGCTTCATATAAACAGATTGAAATGACGCGAATATCAAATAATCATCAATATCAGAAGCATAACCAAAACCATACTTAGCTATGTGTTCCACACAAGGAGTTTCAATAAAGCGACTTGATTTGGTAGCTGGGTTCCACAAGATAAACTTACCCTTAACCGACGTACCACCATCACCATAGAAGCATATCAACCCATTACAAGATCCTACGACACTTTTACGACCATATTCAAGATCCAATTGAAATTCCCTTTGAACATCCAATGGAACTAActtattttcattattttttgaataatatAGGTAGCAATACGTCGGCGCAGTCCTAATCGGAATATCTTTTGAAATCGGAAGGCCTCTTACAAAGAAACAAGTACGCGATGATAAAGACTGAAGTAGATGGGATTTCACAAAGGATGGGCTAGAAATTACACGTAACCAACTTTTGCAAACGGATTTGAATCGAATTAGGGACCTTACCGGAAGTCGGGGAAGGATGTGATCGGAAATCAAGTCTTCAGGGATCGGAAGGTCATACTTCATCTTTGAATTCGACATTTTCCCAAGGGTGTGAAGCGGCGGAATTAGAAATATGGGTTTTAGGTTATTGAATGATTCCCAATTTTAAATTCCAATAAACTCCTCTAAAGCATTGATTATTTATAACTATAAGATTCACAGCTTGAATACTTAGTGCGAAACGTAGCCAAGATAACCAATCGACTTTTTACTATGATAGGATTATATTAAATACACCTCGAATTTAAAAATTCCATCATTTCATTTTTATCAATATATTCAGAACTTGAACTGCTTATACGATAAATACTGTAGCGGTCGGAAATACTTTATTATGCATATGTAATTTCTGGGATACATTCTTCAtgttaattaaatgttttaaaattTCTTACTTGAAAACGGTTAAAGGATTAGTACTGTTAGGACGTTTTTAGTATGCCAAATTTTTTACGATTATTAACCTAAACCTTAACCCTAagccctaaaccctaaaccctaacatCGTAtaaaactttccaaaattggCCTAACCCAGAACCCTAAATTGGCCTAAACCTTAACCCAGAACCCTAAATTTGCCTAAACCATAACCCGAACCCACAAAATTCATTTCTGCTCCATCACCTACCTGTTTATCCAAACTCGCCACAAACCCATCCTATACctgtttttctttttaattagtAGGagagttttttattttaaaactctTTTTTATGTCTTATTGGAGTAATTGAATATATAAACAAAAAGTTAAAATGTAGGTTAGTATTAAAAATTGATATCCATAattaatcaattagatgaaggatATGCGAGCCGAGAGGGTTTAatctaaaatccatctttgCCTTAGTGATAAATTAAAAACCCACACACTGATAATTAAACTGGCATTTCTATAAGTGGTAAATAATCCATGTTACCTTCAATTAACTTTCGAATATACTCCCACTGAACCTTTTGAGCGCCTCATAGCAATAATTCACTTTGttaaaattctatttaaaaattTGCACATGAGTTGATAATTAAAGTTGTCATATGAAGAGAGAGATAAAGATAGAGCAAGTGGAAAAAAATTTCGTTAAATGTATGGAGTACAGTCAATGAGTCATCCTAAAGATAAATATAGGACAAATAAAAGGAACGGAGTGAGGATTAAATAAAAGACTTGTGGAAGAGTATGGAAGTGGTGTTCTGAGATATACTTCCCCATTTTCTTTATAGTTGGAACATACTCTTTTTTCACACTTTAAGAAAAACGAATCCAATTTAACAAATACAAGCGTAAAAATGGAAAGAAACTCTATTGTTTTATTTGGTGTTTGAGATATTAGTAGttaaaaaagagagtaaaatGAGGGTGAAATGTCAAATCATACAAAATTTGTACGTATAAAACTTTCGTAGTATGCCCGATTCATTTACGAAAATtaacctaaaccctaaaccaaaaccctaaaccctaaaccctaaccaCTAACCCCTAAATTGTCCTAACCCATAAACCCTTAATTGCATTAATGGTAGTACTCTACTAGTATGGAACCCGTGCAATTGCATGACTTATAAAATACAAATACTAACCTCTCAAAAGTAGGAAGttattttctaaattcaatcaatagTAAGAGACAAAAAATTGTTTTTCCACTAGGTGAAACTTCATGTGAATAagttgttttctaaattcaatcattAGTAGTAGATATGAAATTGTACGTATAAAACTTTCTTAGTATGGACGATGAAATTAAGGGGATGAAATCATAGTTAAACCCCATCCATTTAGATAGTATATTTGAAAGGTTATTTACCCTTATTTATTTCAAACTTGCCATGGCGCAAACTTTCAATTCATAATTGTCAATTAATGTGCAATGTCTTAAATGGAACTATCAATACGGTAATAAAGTTTAAAATTAGTATGCAATTGTTTTTCCACTAGGTTAAACGTGATGTGAATAagttgttttctaaattcaatcattAGTAGTAGACAAAAAGTTGTACGTATAAAACTTTCGTAGTATGCCCGATTCATTTACGAAAtttaccctaaaccctaaaccctcaaCCCTaaaccttaaaccctaaaccctaaaccctaaattgGCCTAACCCATACACCATTAATTGCATTAATGGTCTACTAGTATAGAACCCGTGCAATTGCATGACTTCTAAAATACAAATACTAACCTCTCAAAAGTAGAAAGttattttctaaattcaatcattAGTAGTAGACAAGAAATTGTTTTTCCACTAGGTGAAACGTCATGTGAATAagttgttttctaaattcattCATTAGTagtaaacataaaattgtacgTATAAAACTTTCTTAGTATGGACGATGATAAATTAAATCATATCGATAACGttgattgttattatttattaagatTCAATCGTATTTTGTTCGTAACCATCAGAATCAAGTAACACTTGGATATATACAATTTATGATTTGTCTAAGAATTATATACTTGAATGCTACAATTAAATTAAGGGGTGTGTAATAAGTGGTCCGGACCGGAATAATGGACCGGAAGGGACAGGACCGACCACAACCGGACCGGACTAAAGGCAATCGATATATTAAGATGTATAAATCAAATATTGACTAGCTTCAAACCCGTGTCTGAGATTGAATCTGACATTAATTATAACAGACCCTATAATTATCTGATCCGAACTTGACCCCAAGTGTAAGATAAACCCCATCGTATAAGAACCATACCCGAAGATAAAGCCGAGTCGAACATGACTCTACCCGAACTCGACTTGTACCCGATAAAAGAAACAAATCCCGACATTTCTATATTGTGATGTAATTTAGTTACGAATCTCAAATGgagtttatttaattttataccACAGTTTTTTATGTAAACAAAATGGCATCTTAATACTAAAGTAAACCAAAATTCGGCATTGATATTTTGTAAGTAAGCATAAAATTTTGTCATCTTCATACTAATATAAACCAAAATGCGTCATTTAAATTTTGATACAGCGGataaaatgcacaaaaataaacAAGGTAATATCAAAATAAACAAGGTAGTGAATAGATAACTAGAAAAGCACCAATTTGACTATTTGCAAAATAACTCAATAAGAAAGATTTCATACCAAAATGTTTACACTGACCGATCACAAAACCAGAAATTGAAGTTATAAACAATTCTTCCCATAATTAATTGAACTTGACGGCATAACAATGATATGTTCGAACAAAAGCATGAAAATTAAATAGAACATCATTCCTTGGTCAATATGCACACGGGTTCAACTAATTCCAGTAATCCACCTTTCGCAAACCTCTACGTTGACGAAGGCATACTAGTCGTAGCTCTCAGCACCTGGAATGAGTCAACGAAATTTAAGTTAAGCATTACGCATATATATTAACATAGTATGAAAAAGTAAAAAGATTGTTTAAAAAATCCAAATAACTAAGGGTTGTCATTGTTTACCTTGAATAACACCATGGAGGGCTCTCTGTTCCTTGCCAATTCTGATGAACGTGTAATGCAAAGAATTCCATAGGATCGCAATCCCACCACTAAATCCCAAAGCCTCGACTACGCTGACCGAATCGAATTCGGGTATATCCATCAGGATTTCTTCAGCATTCCGTTTCGAAACTCTCGTATCTGTTAGAACCACGATATCAGGGGAGTGATCATCCATAAGTTGATCAAAGTCCCGTCTGAACCATCTTCGAGCAACCCCCCTTGAATTCCACAACATGATAACCATAAGCCGATTCAACTTTGGGAGGCTATTAGTTTCAACCCTGGCATCGAATGAAATGTTGTCCTTTGTGACAAACCTCTCAAGGTAAGGGCTATACATCTCATAGACATTGTCCCGCAATTTCAATCCACCCATCAACTTCTCAGACCCCTTCTTCCATCCCCAGGCACAGGAAAGGGAAATCTGTCGGTTTACCTTTTTGTCACTATGGGCACAAGTGAATAAGGTGACATTGTTACAGCTCAATTCATACTGGGCCCTAACCCAATCTTCAGTAATGAGCAACCGATAAAGTTTCCCAGGTAATACTGG
This Spinacia oleracea cultivar Varoflay chromosome 6, BTI_SOV_V1, whole genome shotgun sequence DNA region includes the following protein-coding sequences:
- the LOC110793442 gene encoding F-box/kelch-repeat protein At3g23880-like; the encoded protein is MSNSKMKYDLPIPEDLISDHILPRLPVRSLIRFKSVCKSWLRVISSPSFVKSHLLQSLSSRTCFFVRGLPISKDIPIRTAPTYCYLYYSKNNENKLVPLDVQREFQLDLEYGRKSVVGSCNGLICFYGDGGTSVKGKFILWNPATKSSRFIETPCVEHIAKYGFGYASDIDDYLIFASFQSVYMKPIESQIQAWVFKVSGGEWNPVNDLPTDIGFYPTGVTNAIYSGDHLYWIDGDWKDSRLLSFCLSDYKFKDVKFPVGNHLRFKLHVSEGSLTLLSDSDRSPSKDLWRLVQHPSVECNSWVCIMTITRLFPRILAFSPTGKCLVQDYEETLKVLDYVSAEHRQVEGVYFDDYPIHAESHIESLVSPFDRLNV
- the LOC110793432 gene encoding uncharacterized protein, with amino-acid sequence MAFHSSCSSCGSNLPEFPQQLNLIRSPPVPPTKPVHTLILSTNWTGVTTTTPPSFTFPGVNINQTIYSGIRNQGELYKISTFTLRDFLMNPLEVPQSLWNLYMVVPGDDGPKTLRPAHIPSLQDVDSMSKVAGIVLRWWTQRLAACSVDRLVIPAELQFLSDPEPVLPGKLYRLLITEDWVRAQYELSCNNVTLFTCAHSDKKVNRQISLSCAWGWKKGSEKLMGGLKLRDNVYEMYSPYLERFVTKDNISFDARVETNSLPKLNRLMVIMLWNSRGVARRWFRRDFDQLMDDHSPDIVVLTDTRVSKRNAEEILMDIPEFDSVSVVEALGFSGGIAILWNSLHYTFIRIGKEQRALHGVIQGAESYD